A stretch of DNA from Lotus japonicus ecotype B-129 chromosome 4, LjGifu_v1.2:
TGTTAAGAGAGCGCATATTCTCGAGTACTTCATTCAAACAACGATTCTCATTCCCATCGCACCTCAAATGCTGCATAGGACCATGAAGAAGCTTATTCACAATGCCCATACTAAGTGAATATATTGCATCTTTGTGCTCCTGGAGCTCTGGTATTGGAACCCCACTCATCTGCCAAGTTAAAACAATACAAGAGTGATCTTCTGTCCTGATTTCTCATAACATACATTtgttaaacaaaattaaggatACAAAAATTCTTGGACCTGTCTGGTTTATAGCATGTTTAGATTAGCTTCtattttctcagaatcaattatgaaatcCAGAATCTACTCACATAAGCGAATCGATTCTAACTTCATAATCAATTGTCacaggatttccaaacatgcacttgaAAATTCTTGTCCTCTTATCACTTATATTTACCAAAAAATTCACTTTGTTTTCATTCCATTTCTTGTTTTCAAAGATTCACAAATTAATAACAAACCaacttcatttttccaaatcaTTTGAAAATAGAACAGAAAAcaaactaaaaagtaaaaacatgaAACAATTTATGAAACTAAACATGCCCATAAATCTCAATTTTTCTCTTATATACCTTTGACATCCACTCAGTGACTTCCTTAACACCACGGTTCTGGGAGAGAGCGACAACATAAATCCCGAACTCATTCAGTTTTACAACTACTAACTACTTCAATTATTCAGCTCAAATAAAAACTTCTCCCACTTTGTGGGAAGAATAGATTTCTGCCCCATACTTGATTTAGTTAAGATAGAATGAGAAAATtaaggacaaaaaaaaagttatgttAAATAATACACACTTAAAGCATCCAAACTTCAAAGGTAAATATTACACTATCTAAAACAATGTTATTAAGTATACAAGCAAAGaaggttcaaaaaaaaaaaagtatacaaGCAAAGAATCTCTGTTGTCATGAGAATCATGAATCGTCAACTACACTCCTATATCAATGTTTATTCCCTTTTTagtttagttaaaaaaaataaaagaattagtCTCCAAAGGGCCTCAATTCACTATTGTAGTGTACAAGAAGAGGTAAGGGTTGAAGCCGCACTAGGAAACGTATAAAATGACGACAATTTTAAGGAGAGTTTACTTTTGAACCCGTTCCAtcttggctttgatcttttcttcTATCAAGGAAGTTTCTGTCTCAAGATCATACATTCTGTTAAGAGCGCGCATATTCTCGAGTACTTCACTCAAACAACGATTATCATTCCCATCACACCTCAAATGCTGCATAGGACCGTGAAGAAGCTTATTCACAATGCCCATACCAAGTGAATATATTGCATCTTTTTGCTCCTTTGAGATGTCATTACCCATCTTCGACAAACACTTCTCCACCTCAGAGGAACTAATCCTTTCAGCATAAGCTCTAAATTTCTTAATAGTAGGTACAGTTTCCAAGGAGTCTTTCCACGCTTCGAATTTATTCAACTCCTCCTGGATTATTCCTCGCGCTTCCATAGCTTTCTGGAGCCTGTCCTCCTTGTTTGCTGCAACAACTTCCCGAAGATCATCCACATTGTACACAAGTGCGGTCTCCAGATCTGAAACCCCCGGTTCAACATTCCTAGGCATAGATATATCAATGAAAAGTCGTCTCCTTGCACCTTGGCTAACTAGAGGAAGCCTCTCCACATTCTCTTTTGAGAATAGAGGAGATTCAGATGCTGTGCTGGTGAAGATTACATCAGCTTCAGCAGCACAATCAAGCATTTCTGAAAGAGGTCTGAAAACAATGTCAGCATCTTTCATCTCTCGCCTAATGGCATTGACTTTCTCTTCAGTTCTGTTAACAATCACCATCTTTTTGCACCCTTTTGCAGCCAAGTTCTTAATCACAAGTCTACCCATCTTTCCTGACCCAATTACTAACACTCTGGCATCAGCAAAGGAAGACTCTGAAAGCTTCATCTGTGCCAGCTCCACAGCAGCAGAGCTAACAGAAACTGATCCAGAAGCAATGTTAGTCTCGCTCCGAACCCGCTTCCCGGCAGAGATTGCCTGCTTGAACATCCCACTCATCATCTGACCAAAACCAGACACTCCTTGTCCAGTTTTCACAACTTGCTTCACCTGAGCAAGAATCTGACCCTCCCCTAGAACAAGGGAGTCAAGCCCAGCAGCTACTTCAAACAAATGCTGTGTGGCATCCTTGTTATACAGCAACATCTGGTGCTCCTGGAGCTCTGGTATTGGAACCCCACTCATCTGCCAAGATAAAACAATACAAGAGTGATCTTCTGTCCTGAACTCCTGATTTCTCATAACATACGTttattaaacaaaattaaggatACAAAATTCTTGAACCAGTCTCATTTATAGAATGTTCGGATTAGCTTCtattttctcagaatcaattctgaaatccaGAATCTACTCACATAAACGAAGCGATTCTAACTTCAGAATCAGTTGTAAGAGGATTTCGAAACATGCATTTTAAAAAACTTTTCCTGTTATCTCACTAATATTTACCAAAAAATTCACTTTGTTTTCATTCTATTTCTTGTTTTCTAAGATTCACTCACTAATAACAAAACAAGTTCACTTTTCCAAAtcatttgaaaataaaacagaaaacaaactaAAAAGTGAAAACATATATGAAGCAATTTATGAAACTAAACATGCCCATAAATCTCAATCTTTTTATATACCTTTGACATCCACTGAGTGACTTCCCTAACACCACGATTCTGGGAGAGAGCCACAACATAAATCTCAATCCGGTTACAAGTGCTAAGAACAGCAGCTTCTTCAATATGATTCAAACCACAAAGCTCTTCAATCACCTGAGGCCATTTCTCTTCAGCGATCGCAAGCTTCTCACGTAGCTCAACCGGAGCAGTATGAACATTCAGTCCAATGGCAATGATGCTACTCTTTTCCTTCGTATATCCTACAAAGAAACAAACAGAGACACAATCAAACACAAAAACCTTAAACTCCACAACACCCCACAACGTGAACAGATCAAAACTCACTGTCGGCGGCGGAAGACTTGAGCAACTCGAGAGGGGAAAGCTTGGAAACGACGGCGTTTTTGGGGACTGGATTTTGCGCGAGGTTGCTGCATCTGGGGTTGAGAGAGAGTCGAAGGGTTGAGGAGGAGGGTTTGGAGAGGATGCGGATTTGATTGGGCGGTTGAGAAGGACAGCGGCGGGAGGAGGGAAGCGCGGCGGTGATAGTGGCGGCGGCGGAGGAAACATCCACGGCCGCCATTGGAGGAGGAGAAGTTGACGAATGAAGAATGAATAATGAAGGAAGGAAGTTAGGAATGTTAATATTAATAtgactattattattattattattattattatgtatcTTGTTCTTTATAGATCTCAATTCTCAAACAAACAAACGCGTTTATCTTTTCttatatattgattttttgCACATGTCtaaattattttactaaatTTCAATGTATCTATCATGCAAATCTCCTAAGATTTATCTTACATAAAAATCTCCTAATATATTTTTCATCCTAACTAATATTAGGATAATTT
This window harbors:
- the LOC130715608 gene encoding glutamyl-tRNA reductase 2-like produces the protein MAAVDVSSAAATITAALPSSRRCPSQPPNQIRILSKPSSSTLRLSLNPRCSNLAQNPVPKNAVVSKLSPLELLKSSAADRYTKEKSSIIAIGLNVHTAPVELREKLAIAEEKWPQVIEELCGLNHIEEAAVLSTCNRIEIYVVALSQNRGVREVTQWMSKMSGVPIPELQEHQMLLYNKDATQHLFEVAAGLDSLVLGEGQILAQVKQVVKTGQGVSGFGQMMSGMFKQAISAGKRVRSETNIASGSVSVSSAAVELAQMKLSESSFADARVLVIGSGKMGRLVIKNLAAKGCKKMVIVNRTEEKVNAIRREMKDADIVFRPLSEMLDCAAEADVIFTSTASESPLFSKENVERLPLVSQGARRRLFIDISMPRNVEPGVSDLETALVYNVDDLREVVAANKEDRLQKAMEARGIIQEELNKFEAWKDSLETVPTIKKFRAYAERISSSEVEKCLSKMGNDISKEQKDAIYSLGMGIVNKLLHGPMQHLRCDGNDNRCLSEVLENMRALNRMYDLETETSLIEEKIKAKMERVQK